Proteins from one Candidatus Hinthialibacter antarcticus genomic window:
- a CDS encoding DUF115 domain-containing protein: MDIQQANLNALQQRYPQLAARIQSAEQDAEVALRNTDTAYPTLVVQKHGQWAALHHPQDPVMHAQQFVQSIDGLESARNLMMFGFGLGYAALLVQQVMKEPQRILLLEPSLSVFRAALQTIDLSSLLVDPCVEIVIGGQPCAIRQAVLNHLMDFMANSVIAVEFPPVVGAFAEWAEAAKQEAQDTLRFGQSGLVTKFKDGPLTLRNLLGNLDAITTTPGLSALGESFKNVPAIIIAAGPSLAKNIDQLRGLEQHFLLIAVDTAYELLLKHGVKPHIVVTVDPTELNLRHFKQERYDDAWLLFDPEARPEIVAKFSKRLTAMTDKHDFFQWLDQQTGGKGVIRKGGMVSQAGLYAASYLGCSPIVLVGQDLALERNDGATHIAETANCRNVGFIEGEKDKADVPNLDGSQVSREPLFWVDGVDGQPVPTVQSFLIYIRMLEEDIRRIPAPVIDATEGGAKISGTKIQTLAKVIEQERKSEMNVPHKLAALGSAPVQKIKHDVRREIRDRLQQRLQSAKQIAQEVKQQTESDITRAEEQLENARQRLITDVVDDYMIEYAAPKALFEFLKLGPGGASDEVRREHIQRRLQALITAVEEANAILHESLK; this comes from the coding sequence ATGGATATTCAACAAGCCAATCTGAACGCGCTGCAACAGCGTTACCCGCAACTCGCCGCGCGAATTCAAAGCGCTGAACAAGACGCCGAAGTTGCGCTGCGAAACACCGACACCGCCTACCCGACCCTGGTGGTGCAGAAACACGGGCAATGGGCGGCGCTGCATCACCCCCAAGACCCGGTCATGCACGCGCAACAGTTTGTGCAATCCATCGACGGGCTCGAGTCCGCTCGCAACCTCATGATGTTCGGGTTTGGACTGGGCTATGCAGCGTTGTTAGTCCAGCAAGTGATGAAGGAACCGCAACGTATTTTATTGCTGGAACCTTCGCTGAGCGTATTCCGCGCCGCGCTTCAAACGATTGATCTTTCGAGCCTGCTAGTAGACCCCTGCGTAGAAATCGTGATCGGCGGACAGCCCTGCGCCATTCGCCAGGCTGTGCTCAATCACTTGATGGACTTCATGGCGAACTCGGTGATCGCTGTCGAGTTCCCACCCGTCGTGGGCGCGTTCGCCGAATGGGCCGAAGCCGCCAAACAAGAAGCGCAAGACACGCTGCGCTTCGGTCAGAGCGGGCTTGTGACCAAATTCAAAGACGGCCCGCTGACGCTGCGCAATCTGCTCGGCAACCTGGATGCAATCACAACCACGCCGGGGCTGTCCGCGTTAGGCGAGTCGTTCAAAAACGTCCCGGCCATCATCATCGCCGCCGGGCCGTCGCTGGCGAAGAACATCGACCAACTGCGCGGCCTGGAGCAACATTTTCTGCTCATCGCTGTGGACACCGCCTATGAATTATTGTTGAAACACGGCGTGAAGCCGCACATCGTCGTCACCGTTGACCCGACCGAACTCAATCTGCGCCATTTCAAACAAGAGCGCTACGACGACGCATGGCTGCTGTTTGATCCAGAGGCGCGACCTGAGATCGTCGCCAAATTCTCAAAGCGCCTCACCGCCATGACCGACAAGCACGATTTCTTTCAATGGCTTGACCAACAAACAGGCGGCAAGGGCGTGATCCGCAAAGGCGGCATGGTCTCTCAGGCTGGCTTGTACGCTGCGTCGTATCTGGGCTGCTCGCCGATTGTTCTCGTCGGGCAAGACCTGGCGTTGGAGCGCAACGACGGCGCGACCCATATCGCCGAGACCGCCAACTGTCGCAACGTCGGATTTATCGAAGGCGAGAAAGATAAAGCCGACGTGCCCAATCTGGACGGCAGCCAAGTCAGCCGCGAGCCGCTGTTTTGGGTGGACGGCGTCGACGGTCAGCCCGTCCCCACCGTGCAAAGTTTCCTTATATATATTCGTATGCTGGAAGAAGACATTCGGCGCATCCCCGCTCCAGTCATCGACGCCACCGAAGGCGGCGCCAAAATCTCCGGGACGAAAATCCAGACGCTGGCGAAAGTCATAGAACAAGAACGAAAATCCGAAATGAATGTCCCGCATAAATTGGCCGCGCTCGGTTCGGCCCCGGTTCAAAAAATTAAACATGACGTACGCCGCGAAATCCGCGACCGTTTGCAGCAACGATTGCAGAGCGCGAAACAAATTGCGCAAGAGGTGAAACAACAAACCGAGTCCGATATCACCCGCGCAGAAGAACAACTAGAAAACGCGCGCCAGCGGCTGATTACCGATGTGGTTGATGATTACATGATTGAATACGCCGCGCCCAAGG
- a CDS encoding DUF2971 domain-containing protein, which translates to MKDFVESFPMTIEKCTQKYRLLPPDASSILYHYTSRSGLKGILKYGGLRATYRKKMNDKAEFEYAKNVIHTAISQYLKRNDISTASRSIAEYTLINLQKKDDDSDAKSSSYCACLTFSSDDMDQWNTYAESGNGFAIGFDWLKILNGRRNNVLIKQPFYYCSPVIYDEPEQNDLVINMLESGINDLKNFGETCSTNPSYLTAFRNRIIEEIVTQLYVISDFIKSPEYSSEREMRVFIDFNDGTLEAKNIRFFEKNGKSIPYLMFDFRNPQTKILPICEIKVGPKATFEIEKKFVEERLADIKPNWGDSVYPRITQSQFAIT; encoded by the coding sequence ATGAAAGATTTCGTTGAGTCATTTCCAATGACGATAGAGAAATGTACGCAGAAATATAGGTTATTACCTCCTGATGCTTCGAGTATTTTATATCACTATACTTCGCGTTCTGGTTTAAAAGGGATTCTAAAGTATGGCGGGTTGCGGGCGACATATAGAAAAAAAATGAATGACAAGGCAGAATTTGAATATGCCAAGAATGTTATTCATACTGCGATTAGTCAATATCTGAAGCGCAATGATATTTCTACTGCTTCAAGAAGCATTGCAGAATACACATTAATCAATCTTCAAAAGAAAGATGATGACTCTGATGCAAAGAGTAGTTCTTATTGTGCATGTCTCACATTTTCGTCTGATGATATGGACCAATGGAATACTTATGCTGAAAGTGGGAATGGTTTCGCCATTGGATTTGATTGGCTGAAAATTTTGAATGGACGAAGAAATAATGTATTAATTAAACAACCATTTTATTATTGTTCCCCCGTTATTTATGATGAACCTGAACAAAATGATCTTGTCATAAACATGTTAGAATCTGGGATTAATGATTTGAAAAATTTTGGGGAGACATGCTCTACAAACCCATCTTATTTAACTGCTTTTCGAAATCGAATAATAGAAGAAATTGTGACCCAATTATATGTAATATCTGATTTTATAAAATCACCTGAGTATAGCAGCGAAAGAGAAATGCGTGTATTTATAGATTTCAACGATGGGACATTAGAAGCAAAAAACATTCGATTTTTTGAAAAGAATGGAAAATCAATTCCATACTTAATGTTTGATTTTCGAAATCCTCAAACAAAAATTCTACCTATATGTGAAATAAAAGTTGGGCCGAAAGCAACATTTGAAATTGAAAAAAAATTTGTTGAAGAACGATTGGCTGATATTAAGCCAAATTGGGGTGATTCTGTTTATCCGCGTATTACACAATCACAATTTGCAATCACTTAA
- a CDS encoding B12-binding domain-containing radical SAM protein — MRALLFNPWITDFSAFDHWARPLNLLRLSSVLRSCGWEIDFYDCIDRRSPDLDGLRPPQKHRLNQYGCGHYYREDIPLPEALSFVPREYKRYGVPPERVEQRLKDFAQPDMVIIPCMMTYWYLGAFDAIAMARRLFPKAQVVIGGVYPTLCKEHAQQHSGADAVVTGRDWFDCVNQINHLAGVTVECKGQQSDWIEPDYEWMRGDFCFPILMSTGCPCHCTYCATHSLWPSHIPYPVDAIIHSLECLVEEFGATDIAFYDDALLVKKEECALPVFEEVARRGWNLRFHTPNALHVRRVDRETALLLKRVGFTTIRLGLEVAQRDMQRSTGGKVYTDEYVQCMQYLREAGFGPREVGTYLLLGMPGQPLQDVEDACRVVIDSGSQIKIAMYSPLPQTPLFERELIGFDYDPRTEPLLQNNSLTPWRKNAFHNEDYQAFKRFVNGANQQLASKNNPISAVLTPQIAKMPENRA, encoded by the coding sequence ATGCGAGCGTTATTATTCAATCCTTGGATCACCGATTTCTCCGCCTTCGACCATTGGGCGCGGCCTTTGAATCTGCTGCGGCTTTCGTCCGTGTTGCGTTCATGCGGGTGGGAGATCGACTTCTACGATTGCATCGACCGCCGATCGCCTGACCTGGACGGCTTACGCCCGCCGCAGAAACACCGACTCAACCAATATGGATGCGGGCACTATTACCGCGAAGATATCCCGCTGCCGGAGGCGTTGTCATTTGTCCCGCGTGAGTACAAACGCTATGGCGTCCCGCCGGAGCGCGTCGAGCAACGCTTGAAAGACTTTGCGCAGCCGGACATGGTGATTATTCCCTGCATGATGACCTATTGGTATCTGGGCGCGTTTGATGCGATTGCTATGGCGCGGCGCTTGTTCCCAAAGGCGCAGGTCGTAATCGGCGGCGTGTACCCGACGCTATGCAAAGAACACGCGCAGCAGCACTCGGGCGCGGACGCAGTCGTCACCGGACGCGACTGGTTCGATTGCGTGAACCAGATCAACCATCTGGCGGGCGTTACGGTTGAATGCAAGGGACAGCAAAGCGATTGGATCGAGCCGGACTACGAATGGATGCGGGGAGATTTCTGTTTTCCTATATTAATGTCCACGGGTTGCCCCTGTCACTGCACCTATTGCGCGACCCATTCGCTTTGGCCGAGCCATATTCCTTACCCGGTCGATGCGATCATTCATTCATTAGAGTGCCTGGTTGAAGAGTTTGGCGCGACTGATATCGCGTTTTATGACGATGCGCTGCTGGTCAAGAAAGAAGAATGCGCCCTACCGGTGTTTGAAGAAGTGGCGCGGCGCGGTTGGAACCTGCGCTTTCATACTCCCAACGCGCTGCACGTTCGCCGCGTTGACCGTGAGACAGCGCTTTTATTGAAGCGGGTCGGATTCACGACCATCCGGCTGGGGTTGGAGGTCGCGCAACGCGATATGCAGCGCTCCACTGGCGGTAAGGTGTACACCGACGAATATGTACAATGTATGCAATACCTTCGCGAGGCGGGTTTCGGCCCGCGCGAGGTCGGAACCTACCTTTTATTGGGGATGCCCGGGCAGCCGCTTCAAGACGTGGAAGACGCCTGCCGCGTCGTAATTGACTCGGGCAGTCAGATCAAAATCGCGATGTATTCGCCTCTGCCGCAGACGCCTTTGTTTGAACGAGAACTCATCGGCTTCGATTATGACCCCCGCACAGAGCCGTTGCTGCAAAATAATTCCCTCACGCCGTGGCGAAAAAACGCCTTTCATAACGAAGATTATCAAGCCTTCAAACGCTTTGTTAACGGGGCGAATCAGCAATTGGCGTCAAAAAATAACCCAATTTCGGCGGTTTTAACCCCCCAAATAGCTAAAATGCCTGAAAATAGGGCATAA